A genome region from Ignavibacteriota bacterium includes the following:
- a CDS encoding YraN family protein, whose amino-acid sequence MVRGYGEQLARAFLVREGFRILEMNYRFHHGEIDIIAEEGEVLAFCEVKTRTNDRYGAPELAVTALKQRQIRKVALGYLTVRGLHDRGRTGPPF is encoded by the coding sequence ATGGTCCGGGGGTATGGAGAGCAACTCGCCCGCGCATTCCTTGTCCGTGAAGGGTTCAGGATCCTGGAAATGAACTACCGGTTCCATCACGGTGAGATCGACATCATCGCCGAGGAGGGAGAGGTGCTGGCCTTCTGCGAGGTGAAGACGCGCACCAACGACAGGTACGGGGCTCCCGAACTCGCCGTGACCGCGCTGAAACAACGGCAGATCCGGAAGGTTGCGCTCGGGTATCTTACGGTGCGTGGTCTGCACGACCGTGGTCGCACGGGGCCACCGTTTTAA